The following proteins are encoded in a genomic region of Galbibacter sp. BG1:
- the uvrB gene encoding excinuclease ABC subunit UvrB yields MRFKIKSDYKPTGDQPNAIKELANGVETNEKYQTLLGVTGSGKTFTVANVIEEVQRPTLVLAHNKTLAAQLYSEFKQFFPDNAIEYFVSYYDYYQPEAYIPVTGTYIEKDLSINDEIEKLRLSATSSLLSGRRDVLVVASVSCLYGIGNPMEFQKNVISIQRDQVISRTKLLHRLVQSLYARTTAEFTHGSFRVKGDVVDVYPSYADDAFRIHFFGDEIEEIEAFDPNTNKVLEKYDRLNIYPANMFVTSPDVLQNVIHQIQDDLVKQIDYFREVGKPLEAKRLEERTNFDLEMIRELGYCSGIENYSRYLDGRQPGTRPFCLLDYFPDDYLMVVDESHVTIPQVHAMYGGDRSRKENLVEYGFRLPAAMDNRPLKFEEFEALQNQVLYVSATPADYELQLSGGVYVEQVIRPTGLLDPIIEVRPSENQIDDLVEEIHQRVERDERILVTTLTKRMAEELTKYLTRIQVRCRYIHSDVDTLERVEIMQDLRKGLFDVLIGVNLLREGLDLPEVSLVAILDADKEGFLRSNRSLTQTVGRAARNLNGKAIMYADKITDSMQKTIDETNYRREKQISYNKKHNITPQALKKNLDSALAKNSISTYQLEKEAARQAAEPELEYLPKEKIEKIIRDKRKAMEKAAKELDFMEAARLRDEIKSLQEKV; encoded by the coding sequence ATGCGATTCAAAATAAAATCAGATTACAAGCCTACAGGAGACCAACCCAATGCCATTAAGGAACTGGCCAATGGCGTTGAAACCAACGAGAAATACCAAACGCTTTTGGGAGTTACAGGATCGGGAAAAACCTTTACTGTAGCCAATGTTATCGAGGAGGTACAGCGCCCTACTTTGGTATTGGCGCATAATAAAACCTTGGCGGCACAGCTGTATTCGGAGTTTAAGCAATTTTTCCCCGACAATGCCATAGAATATTTTGTTTCGTACTATGATTACTATCAGCCGGAAGCATATATCCCGGTTACTGGAACCTATATTGAAAAAGACCTCTCCATTAACGACGAAATTGAAAAACTTAGGTTGAGTGCCACCTCTTCCCTCCTATCTGGGCGTAGGGATGTTTTGGTAGTCGCTTCGGTTTCCTGCTTATATGGTATTGGAAACCCGATGGAATTCCAAAAAAATGTTATTTCCATTCAAAGGGATCAAGTAATTTCCAGAACCAAATTGCTACATCGGCTTGTACAGAGTTTGTACGCCAGGACCACGGCAGAATTTACTCATGGTAGTTTTCGGGTAAAGGGAGATGTGGTAGATGTATATCCCAGCTACGCCGATGATGCGTTTCGCATTCATTTTTTTGGCGATGAGATTGAAGAAATCGAAGCTTTTGACCCGAATACCAATAAAGTTTTGGAGAAGTATGACCGACTGAACATCTACCCTGCCAATATGTTTGTAACCTCACCGGATGTTTTGCAAAATGTCATTCACCAAATACAAGATGACTTGGTAAAACAGATTGATTATTTTCGTGAGGTTGGAAAACCATTGGAAGCAAAGCGATTGGAAGAGCGCACCAATTTTGACTTAGAAATGATTCGTGAATTGGGATACTGCAGTGGAATTGAAAATTATTCCCGTTACCTCGACGGAAGGCAACCGGGCACCCGCCCTTTCTGTCTACTCGATTATTTTCCAGATGATTATTTAATGGTCGTAGATGAAAGTCACGTAACCATCCCACAGGTACATGCCATGTATGGTGGGGACCGTAGTAGAAAGGAAAATTTGGTGGAATACGGATTCCGACTCCCAGCGGCCATGGACAACCGACCGTTAAAGTTTGAAGAATTTGAAGCCTTGCAAAATCAAGTATTGTATGTTTCTGCCACACCTGCAGATTACGAACTTCAATTAAGTGGCGGAGTGTATGTGGAGCAAGTAATTCGCCCTACAGGACTTTTGGATCCCATCATAGAAGTTCGCCCAAGCGAAAACCAAATAGACGATTTGGTGGAAGAAATCCATCAACGGGTAGAAAGGGACGAGCGTATTTTGGTAACCACGCTAACCAAAAGAATGGCAGAAGAGCTTACCAAGTACCTCACGAGAATTCAAGTGCGTTGCCGCTACATTCATAGCGATGTAGACACGCTGGAACGTGTGGAAATTATGCAAGACTTGCGTAAAGGTTTGTTCGATGTACTTATTGGAGTGAATTTGCTAAGGGAAGGATTGGATTTGCCGGAAGTTTCCTTAGTAGCTATTTTGGATGCCGATAAAGAAGGTTTTTTAAGAAGTAACCGCTCGTTGACACAAACGGTGGGACGTGCTGCAAGAAACCTCAACGGAAAAGCTATTATGTATGCCGATAAAATTACCGATAGCATGCAAAAAACTATTGATGAAACAAATTACCGTCGTGAAAAGCAAATTAGTTACAACAAAAAACACAATATAACCCCGCAAGCTTTAAAGAAAAATCTAGATAGCGCTTTGGCCAAAAATTCTATTTCCACATATCAATTGGAGAAAGAAGCTGCGCGGCAAGCGGCAGAACCAGAATTGGAATACCTTCCGAAGGAAAAAATAGAGAAGATCATTCGGGACAAACGCAAGGCCATGGAAAAAGCAGCCAAAGAATTGGATTTTATGGAAGCTGCCCGTTTACGCGATGAAATAAAATCATTACAAGAAAAAGTATAA
- the rfbC gene encoding dTDP-4-dehydrorhamnose 3,5-epimerase, with protein MTIQETKLQGCFILEPKVFHDDRGYFFESFNQADFQQKTGLTINFVQDNQSFSKKGVIRAIHFQKNEYAQAKLVRVLQGEVLDVAVDLRESSSTFGQHVAVRLSAENKKQMFIPRGFGHGFITLSDTSEFAYKCDNFYNKESEGGIIYNDETLNIDWELPETAHIVSEKDLVLPSFKEFFQK; from the coding sequence ATGACAATTCAAGAAACCAAACTCCAAGGCTGTTTCATTTTAGAACCAAAAGTATTTCACGATGATAGAGGCTATTTTTTTGAAAGCTTTAATCAAGCTGATTTTCAACAAAAAACGGGTTTGACCATCAACTTCGTGCAAGACAATCAGTCATTTTCTAAAAAAGGGGTCATCCGTGCCATTCATTTTCAAAAAAATGAATATGCCCAAGCCAAATTGGTAAGGGTTCTGCAAGGAGAAGTTTTAGATGTTGCCGTAGATTTAAGGGAAAGTTCTAGCACATTTGGCCAGCACGTTGCGGTAAGGCTTTCCGCAGAAAATAAAAAACAAATGTTTATTCCCAGAGGGTTTGGTCATGGTTTTATAACCTTAAGCGATACTTCGGAGTTTGCCTATAAGTGCGATAATTTCTACAACAAAGAGTCAGAGGGAGGCATTATTTACAATGATGAAACTCTAAATATCGACTGGGAATTACCGGAAACTGCCCACATCGTTTCAGAAAAAGATCTTGTTCTCCCTTCATTTAAGGAGTTTTTTCAGAAGTAA
- a CDS encoding ABC transporter permease, whose protein sequence is MNLEYFIAKRLIKGKEHKSSISAPIIKIAITAIALGVIMMLIAIATGVGLQRKIREKIAAFNGHIQIYNYDNNTSDVSVNPISIHQDFYPEFKTIDGINHVQAVATKGGIIRTENTFEGIIAKGVGADYNWEPFKDFLVEGRLPDYSQKRNEEVLISRYLANRLQFKVGDEFWAFFLKQDVSDIPNQIKFKIVGIYDSGFQDFDANYIFTDLRHIQRMNRWEDDEVGTFEVFIDDFDQIEQKGREIYGVTLSTLDSQTIAQKYYTIFEWLALFDFNIAIIIGIMIIVGGINMITALLVLILERTQMIGLLKGLGSSNWSVRKIFLYNAAYLIIIGLFWGNLIGLGVLFLQEKFGFISLDASTYYVSQAPVYINPMHVVILNIGVLLLCMLMLLIPSYIITKISPAKSIKFE, encoded by the coding sequence TTGAATTTAGAATATTTTATTGCCAAACGCCTTATCAAGGGCAAAGAGCATAAAAGTAGTATATCGGCACCAATTATAAAAATTGCAATTACTGCAATTGCCCTTGGGGTTATTATGATGTTGATTGCCATTGCAACCGGCGTTGGCCTACAACGTAAAATACGGGAAAAGATTGCCGCTTTTAACGGTCATATTCAAATTTACAATTACGATAACAACACTTCAGATGTTTCCGTAAATCCTATTTCCATTCACCAAGATTTCTATCCAGAGTTTAAAACCATAGATGGAATAAACCATGTGCAGGCAGTTGCCACAAAAGGGGGAATTATAAGAACGGAAAATACTTTTGAAGGGATTATTGCCAAAGGTGTTGGAGCTGACTATAATTGGGAACCTTTTAAAGATTTTCTAGTGGAAGGCCGCCTACCCGATTATTCCCAAAAAAGAAATGAAGAAGTTCTTATTTCCAGATATTTGGCCAACCGTTTGCAGTTTAAAGTTGGGGATGAATTTTGGGCTTTTTTCTTAAAACAAGATGTGAGCGACATCCCGAACCAAATTAAATTTAAAATTGTTGGTATTTACGATAGTGGTTTTCAAGATTTTGATGCCAATTATATTTTTACAGATTTGCGCCATATTCAACGTATGAATCGATGGGAAGATGACGAAGTAGGAACTTTTGAAGTTTTTATAGACGATTTCGACCAAATTGAGCAAAAAGGCAGGGAAATTTATGGCGTAACACTTTCCACATTAGACTCCCAAACCATTGCCCAAAAGTATTACACCATTTTCGAATGGCTCGCCCTATTCGATTTCAATATTGCAATAATTATTGGGATTATGATAATTGTAGGAGGTATTAATATGATTACCGCTTTGTTGGTTTTAATTTTGGAACGTACGCAAATGATCGGGCTCCTAAAAGGTCTGGGAAGCAGCAATTGGAGTGTTAGAAAAATATTCCTGTACAATGCGGCTTACCTTATTATTATCGGTTTGTTTTGGGGGAATTTAATTGGACTCGGGGTTCTTTTCTTACAAGAAAAATTTGGCTTTATTTCGTTGGACGCCTCTACTTATTATGTGTCCCAAGCTCCGGTATATATAAATCCCATGCATGTGGTAATCCTTAATATAGGTGTATTGCTGTTATGCATGCTTATGTTACTCATTCCGTCCTATATCATTACAAAAATCTCTCCGGCCAAGTCTATTAAGTTTGAATAG
- a CDS encoding exo-beta-N-acetylmuramidase NamZ domain-containing protein, producing MSFKNTFLLLFFVVISCGNGNQQKKELVTEPKNPSEEKIVVGANRVEKYLPLLKNKRVGIVANQTSVIFKKDGGFTHLVDSLKNLKVDIKKIFSPEHGFRGKADAGELVEGNKDVKTGLEVVSLYGKHKKPAPGQLKDLDVVIFDIQDVGVRFYTYTSTLHLVMEACAENNVPVIVLDRPNPNASYIDGPTLELAHASFLGKVPIPLVYGLTIGEYGKMLNGEKWLENGVQCKLTVIPNKNYTHESSYSLPIRPSPNLPNNQSIALYPSLGFFEGTNINAGRGTEFQFQRYGAPWLNKELFTFQYTPKPNFGSKDPKHNGEICHGEDLSGIKPPKKVNLEWLIKGYKGTKDKSSFFKDASFTLHAGTEKLRKQLEAGMTSEEIRATWKSDLDAFNKIREKYLIYN from the coding sequence ATGAGTTTCAAAAATACATTTTTATTATTGTTTTTTGTAGTGATTTCCTGCGGGAATGGCAATCAGCAAAAAAAAGAGTTGGTAACAGAGCCCAAAAATCCTTCGGAAGAAAAAATTGTGGTAGGCGCCAATAGAGTGGAAAAATATTTGCCTTTATTGAAAAACAAGCGGGTAGGTATTGTGGCAAACCAAACTTCTGTTATTTTTAAGAAAGATGGCGGGTTTACCCATCTTGTAGATTCTTTAAAAAATTTAAAAGTAGATATAAAGAAAATATTTTCACCAGAACACGGTTTTCGGGGGAAAGCTGATGCTGGGGAATTGGTGGAAGGGAATAAAGATGTTAAAACCGGACTCGAAGTAGTATCGCTTTACGGAAAACATAAAAAACCTGCACCGGGACAATTAAAGGATCTCGATGTGGTTATATTCGATATTCAAGATGTTGGTGTTCGTTTTTATACTTATACATCTACCTTACATCTTGTAATGGAAGCCTGTGCAGAAAATAACGTTCCAGTAATAGTTCTGGATCGTCCCAATCCGAATGCAAGCTATATTGACGGTCCCACTTTAGAACTTGCACATGCGAGTTTCTTGGGCAAAGTACCAATTCCTTTGGTATATGGACTCACCATTGGGGAATATGGAAAGATGTTAAATGGAGAAAAATGGCTGGAAAATGGAGTTCAGTGTAAGCTTACCGTTATACCCAATAAGAATTACACCCATGAGTCTTCCTATAGTTTGCCCATTAGACCTTCCCCAAATTTGCCTAATAACCAATCGATAGCACTATATCCCAGTTTAGGTTTTTTTGAAGGAACCAATATAAATGCGGGGAGAGGGACAGAATTTCAATTTCAAAGATATGGAGCACCTTGGCTGAATAAAGAATTATTTACGTTTCAGTATACTCCTAAACCCAATTTTGGATCGAAAGATCCTAAACATAATGGGGAAATTTGTCATGGCGAAGATTTAAGCGGAATTAAGCCCCCGAAAAAGGTTAATTTAGAATGGCTGATAAAAGGTTACAAAGGGACAAAAGATAAATCTTCCTTTTTTAAGGATGCTTCTTTTACACTGCATGCAGGCACCGAAAAATTGAGAAAGCAACTAGAAGCGGGGATGACCAGCGAAGAAATCCGTGCAACTTGGAAAAGCGATTTGGATGCCTTCAACAAAATCCGGGAGAAATATCTAATCTACAATTGA
- a CDS encoding sterol desaturase family protein, whose translation MEKLINYFETIPSSHRSLILISGITFFWLLEYGLPLFKFQYKKFKHAWPNIFFTLTTIVVNFVLAFILLKTSDWVVTQKFGILQWFDLPLWAAILLGLMIMDLIGAWWAHWVQHKIKPLWMFHLIHHTDNHVDTTTANRHHPGESVIRFVFTVLGVFIGGVPIGVVLLYQSLSVVFSQFNHANIRLPKTVDNILSWVIVSPDMHKVHHHYVLPYTDSNYGNIFSIWDRVFGTFSKMRNEDLKYGVDTYPDVDSNTHIGKLLKIPFSEYRAPKGAKFE comes from the coding sequence ATGGAAAAACTAATTAATTACTTTGAAACAATTCCTTCTTCGCACAGAAGTTTGATTTTAATTTCGGGAATTACTTTTTTCTGGTTGCTGGAATATGGCTTACCCCTATTTAAATTTCAGTATAAAAAATTCAAACATGCTTGGCCCAATATCTTTTTTACCTTAACTACCATTGTAGTTAATTTCGTGCTCGCATTTATACTTTTAAAAACGAGCGATTGGGTGGTAACCCAGAAATTTGGAATACTACAGTGGTTCGATTTACCACTTTGGGCTGCTATTTTATTAGGCTTAATGATTATGGATTTAATTGGAGCTTGGTGGGCACATTGGGTTCAACACAAAATAAAACCGCTTTGGATGTTTCATTTAATTCATCATACCGATAACCATGTAGATACAACCACTGCCAACAGACACCACCCCGGGGAAAGCGTAATAAGGTTTGTATTTACAGTTTTGGGCGTTTTTATTGGGGGCGTACCCATTGGGGTTGTTTTACTATATCAATCCCTTTCGGTTGTATTTTCGCAGTTTAACCACGCCAACATTAGATTACCCAAAACAGTTGACAATATTTTAAGTTGGGTTATAGTTTCCCCAGACATGCACAAAGTACATCACCATTACGTTTTACCATATACCGATAGTAACTACGGAAATATTTTTTCCATTTGGGATCGTGTTTTTGGAACCTTCTCTAAAATGAGAAATGAAGATTTAAAATATGGCGTAGATACCTATCCCGATGTTGATTCCAACACTCATATTGGAAAACTTTTAAAAATTCCTTTCTCTGAGTACCGAGCACCCAAAGGCGCTAAGTTTGAATAG
- a CDS encoding YkgJ family cysteine cluster protein, whose protein sequence is MEDFLKQLPQLANDKKAENKKYFAKLRKKPPKDLDYVMQELHEEEFEKTDCLTCANCCKTTGPLFTNADIERISKHFKMKPQQFVETYLRVDEDNDHVLKEVPCTFLAEDNYCLIYEVRPKACREYPHTDRKKFHQIGNLTIKNTAICPAAYNIVEAMKSRLPK, encoded by the coding sequence ATGGAAGATTTTTTAAAACAACTCCCACAATTGGCCAACGATAAAAAGGCCGAAAACAAGAAGTACTTTGCAAAACTAAGAAAAAAGCCGCCTAAGGATTTGGATTATGTTATGCAGGAACTCCATGAGGAAGAGTTTGAAAAAACGGATTGCCTCACTTGCGCCAACTGTTGCAAAACAACCGGACCTTTATTTACAAATGCCGATATTGAACGTATTTCCAAGCATTTTAAAATGAAACCGCAACAATTTGTAGAAACTTACCTAAGGGTTGATGAGGACAACGATCATGTTTTAAAAGAAGTACCCTGTACATTTCTAGCAGAAGATAATTATTGTTTAATCTACGAAGTACGACCAAAAGCATGCCGGGAATATCCACATACCGATAGGAAAAAATTTCACCAGATAGGAAATCTTACCATTAAAAACACGGCTATTTGTCCCGCAGCTTATAATATTGTGGAAGCAATGAAATCGAGATTGCCCAAATAA
- a CDS encoding class I SAM-dependent methyltransferase: MKDIFGKALRDYYNGNFSEEILTETSISEEDELPLSYLFREYTDMPKLEKKALQLAKGRILDVGCGAGSHSLYLQNEKKLEVTALDISEGAIEVCKNRGIQKTLQTDVFQLKNKKFDTILMLMNGTGIFGNYKEVPGKLKHLKQLLNENGQILIDSSDIIYMFDDDEDGGKWVPMDGDYYGEVTYTLKYKGETETSSWLYLDFNTLKNLAEMAGLQCELIAEGSHYDYLARLT; the protein is encoded by the coding sequence ATGAAAGATATTTTTGGAAAAGCATTAAGGGATTATTACAATGGAAATTTTTCAGAAGAAATTCTTACGGAAACCTCCATATCTGAAGAAGATGAGCTGCCGCTCTCGTATCTTTTTCGCGAGTATACCGATATGCCCAAACTGGAAAAAAAGGCACTTCAACTTGCTAAGGGAAGAATATTGGATGTTGGCTGTGGAGCAGGGAGTCATTCTTTATACCTTCAAAACGAAAAGAAACTGGAGGTAACTGCTCTGGATATTTCTGAAGGCGCTATCGAGGTCTGTAAAAATCGGGGTATACAAAAAACACTTCAAACCGATGTTTTTCAACTTAAAAATAAAAAATTTGATACCATTTTAATGCTTATGAATGGCACCGGGATTTTCGGGAATTATAAAGAAGTTCCTGGCAAATTAAAGCACTTGAAACAACTATTAAATGAAAACGGACAAATACTAATAGACTCTTCAGATATTATTTACATGTTTGATGATGACGAAGATGGCGGGAAATGGGTGCCCATGGATGGCGACTATTACGGCGAAGTAACTTACACTCTAAAATACAAAGGCGAAACCGAAACGTCTTCGTGGCTCTATTTGGACTTTAACACGTTAAAGAATCTGGCAGAAATGGCTGGATTGCAATGTGAATTGATTGCTGAAGGCAGCCATTATGATTATTTAGCGAGGCTTACTTAA
- a CDS encoding NAD(P)H-dependent flavin oxidoreductase, with product MQNKITSLFNIKYPIVQAGMVWASGWRLASAASNAGILGLIGAGSMYPEVLREHIQKCKKATDKPFGVNVPLLYPNIDKVMDIIIAEGVKIVFTSAGNPKTWTSHLQSHGITVVHVVSSVKFALKAQEAGVDAVVAEGFEAGGHNGRDETTTLTLTPMVKEQISVPLIAAGGIATGEGMLATMVLGADGVQIGSRFVASEEASSHINFKQKVVDAKEGDTQLTLKELAPVRLIKNKFFEDIQSLYAKGTTKEELVELLGRARAKKGMFEGDLEEGELEIGQISGLIHDILPVSKIVENLISEFDSAKKNVADL from the coding sequence ATGCAAAACAAAATAACCTCACTTTTCAATATTAAATATCCTATTGTACAAGCAGGAATGGTTTGGGCTAGTGGTTGGCGATTGGCTTCGGCAGCTTCAAATGCAGGCATTCTTGGTTTAATTGGCGCTGGATCTATGTATCCCGAGGTGTTAAGGGAACATATTCAGAAATGCAAAAAAGCTACCGATAAGCCTTTTGGGGTAAACGTTCCACTACTCTATCCAAACATCGATAAAGTAATGGACATTATTATTGCTGAAGGGGTTAAAATTGTTTTTACATCCGCCGGTAACCCGAAAACATGGACTTCCCATTTGCAATCGCACGGTATTACTGTGGTACACGTGGTAAGTAGCGTAAAGTTTGCATTAAAAGCCCAAGAGGCCGGGGTAGATGCCGTGGTTGCAGAGGGCTTTGAAGCCGGTGGGCATAACGGACGGGATGAAACAACTACCCTTACCCTTACCCCTATGGTTAAGGAACAAATATCCGTTCCCCTCATTGCTGCAGGAGGTATTGCTACTGGCGAGGGAATGCTGGCAACAATGGTACTCGGTGCAGATGGCGTGCAGATAGGCAGTAGGTTTGTAGCCAGTGAAGAAGCTTCTTCCCACATCAATTTTAAACAAAAAGTAGTAGATGCAAAAGAGGGTGACACCCAACTCACCTTAAAAGAATTGGCTCCAGTGCGTCTTATAAAAAACAAGTTTTTTGAGGATATCCAATCACTATACGCAAAAGGAACAACGAAAGAAGAACTTGTGGAACTTTTAGGCAGAGCAAGGGCAAAAAAAGGAATGTTCGAAGGAGATTTGGAAGAAGGGGAATTGGAAATAGGTCAAATAAGCGGACTCATACACGATATTTTACCCGTCTCAAAAATTGTGGAAAATCTAATTTCTGAATTTGATTCGGCAAAAAAAAATGTGGCAGATCTGTAA
- the mnmA gene encoding tRNA 2-thiouridine(34) synthase MnmA, which yields MKRVIVGLSGGVDSSVTAYLLKEQGYEVIGLFMKNWHDDSVTISNECPWLEDSNDALIVAEKLGIPFQTVDLSEQYKERIVDYMFNEYERGRTPNPDVLCNREIKFDVFLKIALDLGADYVATGHYCRKETIEKDGKAVHRLLAGVDKNKDQSYFLCQLSQEQLSKTLFPIGELTKPEVRKIAAENNLITAEKKDSQGLCFIGKVRLPEFLQQKLKPKEGKIIEVAAEKVLQKKKAANFDNKEDELAYNAQKFTYATTDGEIVGKHQGAHYFTKGQRKGLAVGGTAEPLFVIETDVEENVIYTGQGKDHPGLYRKALFVTNDELHWVREDLALKADESMEVMARIRYRQPLQSATLHKVEGGLYVDFEQPQSAITEGQFVAFYLDDELVGSGVIG from the coding sequence ATGAAGCGAGTAATAGTTGGTCTATCTGGAGGAGTAGATTCTAGTGTAACAGCCTACCTTTTAAAGGAACAAGGCTATGAGGTTATTGGCCTATTCATGAAGAACTGGCATGATGATTCTGTGACCATATCTAATGAGTGTCCTTGGCTGGAAGACAGCAACGATGCATTAATTGTTGCCGAAAAACTAGGGATTCCTTTCCAAACTGTAGATCTAAGCGAACAATATAAAGAACGTATTGTGGACTATATGTTTAACGAATACGAAAGGGGCCGCACTCCAAATCCAGACGTTCTCTGCAACCGAGAAATAAAATTTGATGTGTTCTTAAAGATTGCATTAGACCTTGGCGCAGACTATGTGGCCACTGGTCACTATTGCCGAAAAGAAACTATTGAAAAAGATGGAAAAGCCGTACATCGTTTATTGGCTGGAGTTGATAAAAACAAAGATCAATCTTACTTTTTATGCCAACTTTCTCAAGAGCAGCTCAGCAAAACCCTGTTCCCCATTGGAGAACTAACAAAACCTGAAGTAAGAAAAATTGCGGCGGAAAACAATTTGATAACCGCAGAAAAAAAAGATTCCCAAGGATTATGTTTTATAGGAAAAGTACGACTGCCTGAGTTCCTTCAACAAAAATTAAAACCGAAAGAAGGGAAGATCATCGAAGTTGCTGCTGAAAAAGTATTGCAAAAGAAAAAAGCGGCCAACTTTGATAACAAAGAGGATGAATTGGCATATAATGCCCAAAAATTCACCTATGCGACTACCGATGGTGAAATAGTAGGAAAACATCAAGGAGCGCATTATTTTACTAAAGGCCAGCGCAAAGGGCTCGCTGTTGGAGGTACTGCAGAGCCACTGTTTGTAATAGAAACCGATGTGGAAGAGAACGTTATTTATACTGGGCAAGGAAAAGATCATCCAGGATTATATCGTAAAGCACTTTTTGTTACCAATGATGAATTGCATTGGGTACGCGAAGATTTAGCCCTAAAAGCAGATGAATCTATGGAAGTGATGGCGCGAATAAGATACCGTCAACCATTACAATCGGCTACGCTACATAAAGTTGAAGGCGGGTTGTATGTAGATTTCGAGCAACCGCAAAGTGCCATAACCGAAGGACAATTTGTTGCTTTCTATTTAGATGATGAGCTTGTAGGTTCTGGAGTCATTGGATAA